One stretch of Paenibacillus sp. FSL R5-0341 DNA includes these proteins:
- a CDS encoding flagellar hook capping FlgD N-terminal domain-containing protein — translation MANEIVSTNNTWPNYSAANKATTSAATKELGKDQFLKILITQLQNQDPMQPMEDKEFIAQMAQFSSVEQLVNISTQLKTLNQSLGAVSGMIGMEVSWLSSNKEDNGTLRQGIVDSIIVRDSVQYAKVGNDEIKLDEIIQVNYPKQAEENQTPVENVQNVTPESNESQEAESAAETGGTEDSGKTI, via the coding sequence ATGGCTAATGAAATTGTTTCAACCAATAATACCTGGCCGAACTATTCGGCAGCTAATAAAGCAACCACTAGCGCTGCAACAAAAGAATTGGGTAAAGATCAGTTTCTAAAAATCCTGATTACCCAGCTGCAAAACCAAGACCCGATGCAGCCGATGGAGGATAAGGAATTTATCGCTCAAATGGCACAGTTCAGCTCAGTGGAACAATTGGTCAATATCTCGACTCAACTTAAAACGTTGAATCAGTCACTCGGTGCTGTATCTGGCATGATTGGTATGGAGGTAAGTTGGCTTTCTTCTAATAAAGAGGATAACGGAACTCTTCGACAGGGTATCGTGGATTCCATCATTGTAAGAGATAGCGTTCAATACGCGAAAGTGGGCAATGACGAGATTAAGCTGGATGAGATTATTCAGGTGAATTATCCAAAACAGGCAGAAGAGAATCAAACTCCGGTAGAGAACGTTCAGAATGTAACTCCTGAATCGAACGAGAGCCAGGAAGCTGAATCAGCTGCGGAAACGGGTGGTACAGAAGATAGCGGTAAGACGATATGA
- a CDS encoding TIGR02530 family flagellar biosynthesis protein, producing MSDRMTVGQLYAGPITPNMLQRPKTGEASAVPEKPFAKVLEDNLLKLSNHAAKRLEQRGIELKTEQMEQIGSALDKAAAKGAKESLILMQDMAFIVNVKNRTVVTAMDSESMKNNVFTQIDSAVIIS from the coding sequence ATGAGTGATCGCATGACGGTTGGACAATTATATGCAGGCCCGATTACTCCGAATATGCTTCAAAGACCCAAAACGGGAGAAGCCTCGGCTGTACCCGAAAAGCCTTTTGCGAAGGTCCTGGAAGATAATCTTCTAAAGTTGAGCAATCATGCTGCCAAGCGATTGGAACAGCGTGGTATTGAACTCAAAACGGAGCAAATGGAACAGATTGGTTCTGCTTTGGACAAAGCTGCTGCCAAGGGAGCCAAAGAGTCATTGATTTTGATGCAGGATATGGCTTTTATCGTCAATGTCAAAAATCGTACAGTGGTTACCGCTATGGATAGTGAAAGCATGAAGAATAATGTGTTCACTCAGATTGATAGTGCCGTAATCATTTCTTGA
- a CDS encoding flagellar hook-length control protein FliK yields MSIVYQMTSTASAKTAGTGQTTGAQSKGSAAGAVSGEFLQTLAQSLSGGSTEGDSSSATGSLTANPLVFTFASSEDGEATSITDILNSLFADLESLDEALENDPTLLAGLQTLIQQMYTQLNDASGTNAEGSDESSDGAGSANTVPAIELSQHPAAVRFVLQDMLTQLVAAMNEPESTVAKNAPEFKHLLQSLQSQLQETGVDTTSNKGWTELKSILDTLAAVKDQAVQVAPTTSLQATKQDSVVPQVLVAAAANAGIQVKGDTEATSASNAGAEVDHSTIITAGELSLRTSGTTAGKPAEPVMQTSQFAKEMTQFVVSKLDIVQQKGFSEATISLRPEHLGKLDVQIILQNGQLVARFMTEHTMAKDMLEQQMMQLRSSLQAQGIQVERLEVTQNSSIGSQMYQDGGRQPGSNSQQQRRSREREEQSDDAIATAGIQEELRNWRSEQVEGNELQRDTFSAKA; encoded by the coding sequence ATGTCGATCGTGTATCAAATGACATCCACAGCATCTGCAAAAACCGCAGGAACTGGTCAGACGACTGGAGCACAATCAAAAGGTTCAGCTGCAGGTGCTGTTAGTGGTGAATTTCTGCAAACTCTTGCACAGTCATTATCCGGAGGATCTACAGAAGGTGATAGCTCAAGCGCTACTGGAAGCTTAACAGCTAATCCATTGGTATTTACCTTTGCCTCAAGTGAAGACGGGGAAGCGACCTCAATCACAGATATACTGAATTCGTTGTTCGCGGATTTGGAATCTCTTGACGAAGCTTTGGAAAATGATCCAACGCTACTTGCAGGCTTGCAGACTCTAATTCAACAGATGTATACACAACTAAATGATGCTTCTGGTACTAATGCAGAAGGTTCTGACGAGTCTTCGGATGGAGCTGGCAGTGCCAATACAGTACCTGCAATTGAACTCTCACAGCATCCGGCAGCAGTACGTTTTGTTTTGCAGGATATGCTTACACAATTAGTAGCTGCAATGAATGAACCAGAGAGTACTGTTGCGAAGAACGCTCCCGAATTCAAGCATCTGCTACAATCTCTGCAGAGTCAGCTTCAAGAGACTGGAGTGGATACCACTAGCAACAAAGGATGGACTGAACTGAAATCCATACTGGATACATTGGCTGCAGTTAAGGATCAGGCTGTACAAGTCGCTCCAACGACTTCACTTCAAGCGACCAAACAGGATTCAGTCGTACCACAGGTTCTTGTTGCGGCAGCGGCTAATGCTGGAATTCAGGTGAAAGGTGACACGGAGGCGACATCTGCTTCAAATGCAGGTGCAGAAGTGGATCACTCAACCATCATTACTGCAGGAGAGCTATCGTTGCGTACATCAGGTACAACAGCAGGAAAACCCGCTGAACCTGTAATGCAAACATCACAGTTTGCCAAAGAAATGACACAGTTTGTTGTCAGCAAGCTGGATATTGTACAGCAAAAGGGATTTTCTGAGGCGACCATCTCACTTCGTCCTGAGCATCTAGGGAAGCTGGATGTACAGATTATTTTGCAAAACGGGCAATTGGTTGCACGGTTTATGACAGAACATACGATGGCCAAAGACATGCTTGAACAACAAATGATGCAGCTCCGTTCTTCACTTCAAGCTCAGGGAATTCAAGTAGAACGACTTGAGGTTACGCAGAACAGCTCAATTGGATCACAGATGTATCAGGATGGAGGCCGTCAGCCGGGAAGTAACTCTCAGCAACAGCGTCGTTCACGTGAGCGTGAGGAACAATCGGATGATGCTATAGCTACAGCAGGTATTCAAGAAGAATTGCGTAATTGGCGTAGCGAGCAAGTCGAAGGAAATGAATTACAAAGAGATACGTTTAGTGCAAAGGCTTAA